Part of the Phragmites australis chromosome 23, lpPhrAust1.1, whole genome shotgun sequence genome is shown below.
aaataaagggaaCCAAAGGtcatttgattattttcttaatctttgtacataaatctaaaacgacctatatttgtaaTCGGAGGAAGTATCTTAATTGCCCTAACCACCGTACGTCCATGGTCAAAGGTCACATAAAATATTGGCCATCCCAAAGCCCTAGTGTGAAATTAAATGGAGTGccaattaactcaggtgttaaGTCCTAACACTCTCAGGAGCATTAGCTATAGCTCCCTACTAAACCCCAGAGCTAGCTGGGGAGGCATCCATCCAGATCCAGCTCCAAGCTCCAGCCATGGAAGCTCACTACCCCAAGTACCTCCTCTATGGCCTAATCATCCTTGGATCATGGCTCCTCTCCAGCCTCCTACACTTCCAGTTCTTCCACCTctcgctctcctcctcctttgctGTTCCCCGCCGCAGCGCCACGCTCGTCGCCCTCCCCGTGGCCCTCGACGCCAAATTCCTCCCTTCCCCTGCAGTGGAAGCCGACGACAGGCGGTGGTCGGCACCGTCGTCTTCACCGTTGTGCGAGGGGCGGTACGTGCACATGGTGAACCTGCCGTCGCGGTTCAATGTGCTTAGGGACTGCGTTGAGGGCTCACCGTTATTCGACAACATGTGGAGCTGGTGTGCAATCACGGTCAATGGCGGGCTTGGCCCCGAGATTGGCCCCGCCGGCAACAGCGGCGACGGCGAAACCAGTATCATCCCCAGCACCGGATGGTGAGCACTAACACATGTGTACATGCAGATTCATGATGGTTTCGAGTTTGTGAGATGAAACATGGTTGCTGAGATGCGCGTTTGCGGAAACGATGGCAGGTACAGCACGGACCAGTACTCGCTGGAGGTTATCTTCCACAACCGGATGCGGCGGTACGAGTGCCTCACCGATGACCCAGCGGCAGCGACGGCGGTGTACGTGCCGTACTACCCGGCGATTGAGCTGCACCAGCACCTGTGCGGGTTCAACACTACGATGCGGGACGGGCCGTCGTCGGAGTTCCTGCGGTGGCTGTCGTCGCGGCCGGCGTGGGCGGCGCACGGCGGCCGAGACCACTTCATGGTGGCCGCCAAGACCACGTGGATGTTCCGGCGGCAGCCCGGTGGCAACGACGAGGGGTGCGGCAACAACTTCCTGGGTCAGCCGGAGTCCGGGAACATGTCGGTGCTCACCTACGAGTCCAACGTCTGGGCCCGGCGGGACTTCGCCGTGCCGTACCCGAGCTACTTCCACCCGTCGTCCGCCGGCGAGGTGGCCGCGTGGCAGGCGCGCGCACGCGCTGCACCTCGGCCGTACCTCTTCGCGTTCGCCGGTGCGCGCCGCCCCAACGGGACGCTGGCCATTCGCGACCGCGTCTTCGACGTCTGCGAGgctgcggcgcggcgcggccggTGCGGGATTCTGGACTGCAGCCACGGTCTCGAGGGCAGCATCACCTGCCGGACGGCGCAGAAGGTCGCCTCCCTCTTCGCCTCCGCGCGCTTCTGCCTGCAGCCGCGCGGCGACTCCTTCATGCGCCGCTCGTCCATCGACTCCATCATGGCCGGCTGCATCCCCGTCTTCTTCCACCGAATCTCCACCTTAAAGAAGCAGTACCTCTGGCACGAGCCGGAGCCGGGCAGAAGCAACGACGACGGCGATGACGACCGCCAGTACTACGTGCTCATCAACTCCGACGACGTGCTCGAAGGGAGGGTGGACATCGAGAAGGTGCTGAGCCGGTACACAGACGAGGAGGTGGCCGCCATGAGGGAGGAATTGATCAAGATGATCCCGAGGTTTATGTACAAGGATCCCAGGGTGAGGTTCGAGGGGGACATGAAGGACGCGTTCGACATCGCCATGGACCAGGTGTtggagaggatgaggaggatcAAGAACGGGGAGGAGGTGGGATGGAAGGACGAGAGTGATGAGGAGGTTGCCAATGATTCATGACATTTGCTCAAACTTTTTTTCGTTTTCGTGTTTATGTGTTGCAACTAGCTAGGCTACTAGTTTTTATTTGCTGGTGTTGTTAATTTGCTGTGTATGTTAGTTAATCAGTGCGTATATTTTTCACTAGTACCCGCTCAAAACCAGTACGTACAATATCAGCGATTCCCTTCCTCGATCTATCCtcgatcctctctctctccttctcgtCTCTCTCACAGCCCGACTCCACGAGCATCGTCGATAGTGTGTGGCAGCGTCTctcactaccggagacggcgtctttgccgagtgtcccatactttgctgagtgctttttatcggacactcggcaaagagggtctttgccgagttccagaggtaaagcactcggcaaacatctggcactcggtaaagagggtctttgccgagtgtaatttttaacactcggcaaactctaatttttttcccccttttggcctccaaattttttctacagttctcatacagtacctggtactccatgttccaatgtggcatatttctcggactttttctatatttctttaattcatttcaattaattgaattttcttggacaattcaaattataactgctagtcattcgaataatgaaaaaaaattaatggaaaaatgatattcatgttatttagtatattgtgagaccgtatccaggaacataccaccaatttcgaatatcaaggtcacgaaacatgaccacgaacttgcgatcgagttgtttttaaattgtataaaaagcaaacaaagtccgaaaatcttgaaacttgtcaagatatcatgatatcatatgtggaggctgtcataaaaatttgagaaggttttaagcaagttatcacgtacgatgcttgcaaaccgaagaatctcagcaaggttttaagcaacttcttcggagattcttcggtttgtaagcatcgtacgtgataacttgcttaaaatcttctcaaatttttatgacagcctccacatatgatatcatgatatcttgacaagtttcaagattttcggactttgtttgcgttttatacaatttaaaaacaactcgatcgcaagttcgtggtcatgtttcgtgaccttGATATTCGAAATTGGTTGTCTGTtgctggatacggcctcacattatactaaataacatgaatatcatttttctattcattttttttcattattcgaatgactagcagttataatttgaattatccaagaaaattcaattaattgaaatgaattaaagaaatatagaaaaagtccgagaaatgtgccacattagaacatggagtaccagatACTGTATGAGGACtgtagaaaaaatttggaggccaaaaggggggaaaaaaattagggtttgccgagtgttaaaaaattacactcggcaaataccctctttgccgagtgccataagtctggcactcggcaaagtgtgtctttgccgagtgccatacttctggcactcggcaaagaccctgaaattttttttaaaaaaatcccggttttctttgccgagtgccagatcgggggcactcggcaaagaatttgcacatgtttttaaaaaacccctctttgccgagtgccagatcgggggcactcggcaaagcagggATTTAAGTACCCGGCCCAGCCGgcccgcacgcacgcacgcacgcgcacccgccgccgccgtcgcccgcgcccgctcccgcgcccgccgccgccagcccctgTCACCGCGCCCGCcagcgcgcccgcgccgc
Proteins encoded:
- the LOC133906494 gene encoding probable xyloglucan galactosyltransferase GT11 yields the protein MEAHYPKYLLYGLIILGSWLLSSLLHFQFFHLSLSSSFAVPRRSATLVALPVALDAKFLPSPAVEADDRRWSAPSSSPLCEGRYVHMVNLPSRFNVLRDCVEGSPLFDNMWSWCAITVNGGLGPEIGPAGNSGDGETSIIPSTGWYSTDQYSLEVIFHNRMRRYECLTDDPAAATAVYVPYYPAIELHQHLCGFNTTMRDGPSSEFLRWLSSRPAWAAHGGRDHFMVAAKTTWMFRRQPGGNDEGCGNNFLGQPESGNMSVLTYESNVWARRDFAVPYPSYFHPSSAGEVAAWQARARAAPRPYLFAFAGARRPNGTLAIRDRVFDVCEAAARRGRCGILDCSHGLEGSITCRTAQKVASLFASARFCLQPRGDSFMRRSSIDSIMAGCIPVFFHRISTLKKQYLWHEPEPGRSNDDGDDDRQYYVLINSDDVLEGRVDIEKVLSRYTDEEVAAMREELIKMIPRFMYKDPRVRFEGDMKDAFDIAMDQVLERMRRIKNGEEVGWKDESDEEVANDS